Proteins encoded by one window of Pan troglodytes isolate AG18354 chromosome 16, NHGRI_mPanTro3-v2.0_pri, whole genome shotgun sequence:
- the SCAMP2 gene encoding secretory carrier-associated membrane protein 2 isoform X2, translating into MSAFDTNPFADPVDVNPFQDPSVTQLTNVPQGGLAEFNPFSETNAATTVPVTQLPGSSQPAVLQPSVEPTQPTPQAVVSAAQAGLLRQQEELDRKAAELERKERELQNTVANLHVRQNNWPPLPSWCPVKPCFYQDFSTEIPADYQRICKMLYYLWMLHSVTLFLNLLACLAWFSGNSSKGVDFGLSILWFLIFTPCAFLCWYRPIYKAFRSDNSFSFFVFFFVFFCQIGIYIIQLVGIPGLGDSGWIAALSTLDNHSLAISVIMMVVAGFFTLCAVLSVFLLQRVHSLYRRTGASFQQAQEEFSQGIFSSRTFHRAASSAAQGAFQGN; encoded by the exons ATGTCGGCTTTCGACACCAACCCCTTCGCGGACCCAGTGGATGTAAACCCCTTCCAG GATCCCTCTGTGACCCAGCTGACCAACGTCCCGCAGGGCGGCCTGGCGGAATTCAACCCCTTCTCAGAG ACAAATGCAGCGACAACAGTTCCTGTCACCCAACTCCCTGGGTCCTCACAGCCAGCGGTTCTCCAGCCATCAGTGGAACCAACCCAGCCGACCCCCCAG GCCGTGGTGTCTGCAGCCCAGGCAGGCCTGCTCCGGCAGCAGGAAGAACTGGACAGGAAAGCTGCCGAGCTGGAACGCAAGGAGCGGGAGCTGCAGAACACTGTAGCCAACTTGCATG TGAGACAGAACAACTGGCCCCCCCTGCCCTCGTGGTGCCCTGTGAAGCCCTGCTTCTATCAGGATTTCTCCACAGAGATCCCTGCCGACTACCAGCGGATATGCAAGATGCTCTACTATCTGTGGATGT TGCATTCAGTGACTCTGTTTCTGAACCTGCTTGCCTGCCTGGCCTGGTTCTCGGGCAACAGCTCCAAGGGAGTGGACTTTGGCCTCTCCATCCTGTGGTTTCTGATCTTCACTCCCTGTGCCTTCCTTTGTTGGTACCGACCCATCTATAAGGCCTTTAG GTCCGACAACTCTTTCAGCTTCTTTGtgttcttctttgtatttttttgtcaaATAGGGATCTACATCATCCAGTTGGTTGGCATCCCTGGCCTGGGGGACAG CGGTTGGATTGCAGCCCTGTCTACACTGGATAATCATTCCCTGGCCATATCAGTCATCATGATGGTGGTGGCTGGCTTCTTCACCCTCTGTGCCGTGCTCTCAGTCTTCCTCCTGCAGCGG GTGCACTCCCTCTATCGACGGACAGGGGCCAGCTTCCAGCAGGCCCAGGAGGAGTTTTCCCAGGGCATCTTCAGCAGCAGAACCTTCCACAGAGCTGCTTCATCTGCTGCCCAAGGAGCCTTCCAGGGGAATTag
- the SCAMP2 gene encoding secretory carrier-associated membrane protein 2 isoform X1 produces MSAFDTNPFADPVDVNPFQTNAATTVPVTQLPGSSQPAVLQPSVEPTQPTPQAVVSAAQAGLLRQQEELDRKAAELERKERELQNTVANLHVRQNNWPPLPSWCPVKPCFYQDFSTEIPADYQRICKMLYYLWMLHSVTLFLNLLACLAWFSGNSSKGVDFGLSILWFLIFTPCAFLCWYRPIYKAFRSDNSFSFFVFFFVFFCQIGIYIIQLVGIPGLGDSGWIAALSTLDNHSLAISVIMMVVAGFFTLCAVLSVFLLQRVHSLYRRTGASFQQAQEEFSQGIFSSRTFHRAASSAAQGAFQGN; encoded by the exons ATGTCGGCTTTCGACACCAACCCCTTCGCGGACCCAGTGGATGTAAACCCCTTCCAG ACAAATGCAGCGACAACAGTTCCTGTCACCCAACTCCCTGGGTCCTCACAGCCAGCGGTTCTCCAGCCATCAGTGGAACCAACCCAGCCGACCCCCCAG GCCGTGGTGTCTGCAGCCCAGGCAGGCCTGCTCCGGCAGCAGGAAGAACTGGACAGGAAAGCTGCCGAGCTGGAACGCAAGGAGCGGGAGCTGCAGAACACTGTAGCCAACTTGCATG TGAGACAGAACAACTGGCCCCCCCTGCCCTCGTGGTGCCCTGTGAAGCCCTGCTTCTATCAGGATTTCTCCACAGAGATCCCTGCCGACTACCAGCGGATATGCAAGATGCTCTACTATCTGTGGATGT TGCATTCAGTGACTCTGTTTCTGAACCTGCTTGCCTGCCTGGCCTGGTTCTCGGGCAACAGCTCCAAGGGAGTGGACTTTGGCCTCTCCATCCTGTGGTTTCTGATCTTCACTCCCTGTGCCTTCCTTTGTTGGTACCGACCCATCTATAAGGCCTTTAG GTCCGACAACTCTTTCAGCTTCTTTGtgttcttctttgtatttttttgtcaaATAGGGATCTACATCATCCAGTTGGTTGGCATCCCTGGCCTGGGGGACAG CGGTTGGATTGCAGCCCTGTCTACACTGGATAATCATTCCCTGGCCATATCAGTCATCATGATGGTGGTGGCTGGCTTCTTCACCCTCTGTGCCGTGCTCTCAGTCTTCCTCCTGCAGCGG GTGCACTCCCTCTATCGACGGACAGGGGCCAGCTTCCAGCAGGCCCAGGAGGAGTTTTCCCAGGGCATCTTCAGCAGCAGAACCTTCCACAGAGCTGCTTCATCTGCTGCCCAAGGAGCCTTCCAGGGGAATTag